One Psychrilyobacter piezotolerans DNA segment encodes these proteins:
- a CDS encoding methyltransferase domain-containing protein has protein sequence MNFDKKFDRYEENAHIQKIVAKKLINLVPKKKYRTIFEIGAGTGVLTKNIIKNIEYKDLIVNDKYFESKEYIKDLPSVEFIGGDIEKLEIGKADLIISSSVFQWIEDKDKLFEKISNASDTLVFSIYIKGNLMEISDHFGISLEYLDMKELKILLSPYFKNISGYEEEFKLAFDTPMEGLKHLKNTGVTGIGQTNMEKIRNYSARELTYKVGYFICEK, from the coding sequence ATGAATTTTGATAAAAAATTTGATAGATATGAGGAAAATGCTCATATTCAAAAAATTGTAGCGAAAAAATTAATAAATCTGGTTCCTAAAAAAAAATACAGGACTATTTTTGAGATTGGTGCCGGGACAGGTGTTCTGACCAAAAATATAATAAAAAATATAGAGTATAAGGATTTAATAGTCAATGATAAATATTTTGAGAGTAAGGAATATATAAAAGATCTGCCTTCTGTGGAGTTTATAGGAGGAGATATTGAAAAGTTAGAAATAGGAAAAGCTGATTTAATTATATCCAGCTCGGTATTCCAGTGGATAGAAGATAAAGATAAATTATTTGAAAAAATATCCAACGCTTCAGATACTTTGGTATTTTCCATCTATATAAAGGGGAATTTGATGGAAATTTCAGATCATTTCGGGATCTCCTTGGAATATCTGGATATGAAAGAGTTGAAAATCCTCCTAAGTCCTTATTTTAAAAATATCAGCGGATATGAGGAGGAGTTTAAGCTAGCCTTTGATACTCCCATGGAGGGATTGAAACACCTTAAGAATACAGGGGTAACAGGAATAGGACAGACAAATATGGAGAAGATAAGGAATTATTCAGCCAGGGAATTAACCTATAAGGTCGGGTATTTTATCTGTGAAAAGTAA
- a CDS encoding pimeloyl-ACP methyl esterase BioG family protein has translation MKLILFFNGWGVPKETFKFLDWDDFEVKIIDLDEKIDLEDLEKYEEIDVIAWSFGVYNASKQLGNLKKISLNKVIAINGGTRAIHRRDGISPMIFNRTLENLDINRYLEFMKNTGLDILEIKDDEVIKKYREILAEFGENYCEIPSIFKYSLISTKDRIFTSRSLVNYYKDTEYKLIEEEHYPFDRWNSWGEILDEF, from the coding sequence GTGAAATTAATATTATTTTTTAATGGGTGGGGAGTCCCCAAGGAGACCTTTAAATTTTTAGATTGGGATGATTTTGAAGTCAAAATTATAGATCTGGATGAAAAAATAGATTTAGAGGACTTGGAGAAATATGAGGAGATAGATGTTATTGCCTGGTCCTTTGGGGTTTATAATGCTTCCAAACAACTGGGAAATTTAAAAAAAATATCTTTAAATAAAGTAATTGCAATAAACGGGGGTACAAGAGCCATTCATAGAAGGGATGGAATATCTCCTATGATATTTAACCGGACTCTGGAAAATTTAGATATAAATAGATATTTGGAGTTTATGAAAAATACAGGGCTGGATATCCTGGAGATTAAAGATGATGAAGTTATAAAAAAATACAGGGAGATCTTAGCTGAATTCGGTGAAAATTATTGTGAGATACCGTCGATATTTAAATATTCATTGATCTCTACCAAGGACAGAATTTTCACCTCCAGGAGTTTGGTGAATTATTACAAAGATACGGAATATAAACTTATAGAAGAGGAACATTACCCTTTCGACAGGTGGAATAGCTGGGGAGAGATATTGGATGAATTTTGA
- a CDS encoding aminotransferase class I/II-fold pyridoxal phosphate-dependent enzyme, producing MFYRELLEELEDLKRQSNYRELKVVEDSYILDFSSNDYLDLNSDKNFKKKFIDNLDFNKMPFGSCGSRLLGGNHREIRCFEDEIDEVFKKKSLVFGSGYDANATVIETFYSKGDIIFTDRYNHASIYDGLINSGVKIVRYKHLDYLDLEKKLKKYRNTWKRSLIITESIYSMDGDIVDLDRMVSLKNKYDSQLYLDEAHSYGVLGYGLAHTKSLTEEVDFIMLGLGKGGSSNGGILILDNIARSYIINRGRKFIYTTAPSPIQTSWNRYVFKNMPSLDHKRKKLNLLKKLCYKKLKEKNIETVSTEQIISIIIGDNKRCIELSEILRKKGYLVYPIKEPTVPKGTARIRLTLTADMDMEKLMMFIERLEKILIRITQVNTNKVNLELCEK from the coding sequence ATGTTTTATAGGGAACTTCTAGAGGAGTTAGAGGATCTGAAAAGACAGTCTAATTACAGGGAATTGAAAGTTGTTGAGGACAGCTATATTTTGGACTTCTCCTCCAATGATTATCTGGATTTAAATTCAGATAAAAATTTCAAGAAAAAATTTATAGATAATTTAGATTTCAATAAGATGCCCTTTGGAAGCTGCGGTTCCAGACTTTTAGGAGGGAATCATAGGGAAATCAGGTGTTTTGAAGATGAGATCGATGAAGTTTTTAAAAAAAAATCTTTAGTTTTTGGCAGCGGGTATGATGCCAATGCCACAGTCATAGAAACTTTTTATTCCAAGGGAGATATAATCTTTACCGATAGGTATAATCATGCCAGTATCTATGACGGTCTTATAAATTCCGGGGTTAAGATAGTGAGGTATAAACACTTGGATTATCTGGACCTGGAGAAAAAATTAAAAAAATATAGAAACACCTGGAAGAGGTCTCTGATTATTACAGAGAGTATCTACAGCATGGATGGAGATATTGTTGATTTAGACAGGATGGTTTCATTAAAAAATAAATATGATTCCCAGCTCTATCTGGATGAAGCACATTCATATGGTGTTTTGGGCTACGGACTAGCTCATACAAAATCTTTAACAGAAGAGGTAGATTTTATCATGCTGGGATTGGGAAAGGGCGGCTCCAGTAACGGAGGGATACTGATATTAGATAACATCGCAAGATCATATATCATAAACAGGGGAAGGAAATTTATCTATACTACAGCTCCATCTCCTATCCAGACCAGCTGGAACAGGTATGTATTTAAAAACATGCCGTCTTTAGACCATAAAAGAAAAAAATTAAATTTATTGAAAAAATTATGTTATAAAAAATTAAAGGAAAAAAATATAGAAACTGTAAGTACAGAGCAGATCATAAGCATCATCATTGGAGATAATAAAAGATGTATAGAGCTGTCTGAAATCTTAAGGAAAAAAGGGTATCTTGTCTATCCAATTAAGGAACCTACAGTTCCAAAGGGAACAGCCAGGATAAGACTCACCCTGACAGCAGATATGGATATGGAAAAATTAATGATGTTTATAGAAAGGTTAGAAAAAATCTTAATCCGAATAACGCAGGTAAACACAAATAAAGTTAATTTAGAGTTATGTGAAAAATAA
- the bioA gene encoding adenosylmethionine--8-amino-7-oxononanoate transaminase, whose product MENIWFPYTQMKTMTTPIQIEKGEGVYLYTNDGDKLIDTVSSWWCAIHGYNNIEINNAIKDQIDKMSHIMLGGLVHQPVMELSKKLSAILPGDLNHCFFSDSGSVGVEVALKMAVQYFNNSGEKRTKFISFIDSYHGDTWKAMEVGDDPDYHKAFKGDDIPANFYVEPDNIDELEDILKKHSAEIAGFIVEPILQGAGGFKIHSREYLKNARKLCDRYGVLFIFDEVATGFGRTGDLFVASEDLIPDIIVLGKALTGGYLGHAVTVATDEIYDKFYSDSPEDAFMHGPTFMGNPLACAAGLKSIEIFQREDYLSKIKKIESTLMKLKEIDHPLIKEVRVIGGCGCIEVTDNKILKGFKEYCFSKGIWNRTFLNFAYIMPPYIISSDELNYVVETFKTWFEQEQKDVL is encoded by the coding sequence TTGGAAAATATTTGGTTCCCATATACACAGATGAAGACTATGACTACACCTATCCAAATAGAAAAGGGAGAAGGTGTATATTTATATACCAATGATGGTGATAAATTAATAGATACCGTTTCTTCTTGGTGGTGTGCAATTCATGGATATAATAATATAGAGATAAATAATGCCATAAAAGATCAAATAGATAAGATGTCCCACATCATGCTAGGGGGGCTTGTCCATCAGCCTGTTATGGAACTCAGTAAAAAGCTTTCAGCTATTTTACCCGGCGATTTAAATCATTGCTTTTTTTCCGACAGCGGGTCTGTAGGAGTGGAAGTAGCTCTAAAGATGGCAGTTCAATATTTTAATAATAGTGGAGAAAAGAGGACAAAGTTTATATCTTTTATAGATTCATACCATGGAGACACATGGAAAGCTATGGAGGTAGGAGATGACCCAGATTATCATAAAGCCTTCAAGGGGGATGATATCCCTGCAAATTTTTATGTGGAACCAGATAATATAGATGAATTAGAAGATATATTGAAAAAACATTCTGCAGAGATAGCAGGATTTATAGTGGAACCTATCTTACAGGGTGCAGGTGGATTTAAGATCCATTCCAGGGAGTATCTGAAAAATGCCCGTAAACTTTGTGATAGATATGGTGTACTCTTTATCTTTGATGAGGTAGCCACAGGATTTGGACGGACAGGAGATCTATTTGTTGCTTCAGAAGATTTGATTCCGGACATTATAGTCCTGGGAAAGGCTTTGACCGGGGGATACTTAGGTCATGCTGTGACAGTGGCTACAGATGAGATATATGATAAATTTTATTCCGATTCTCCAGAAGATGCTTTTATGCATGGACCTACATTTATGGGGAATCCTCTTGCCTGTGCAGCAGGGTTAAAATCAATTGAAATTTTCCAGAGGGAGGATTATCTGTCTAAGATAAAAAAGATAGAGTCGACTCTTATGAAATTAAAGGAAATAGATCATCCTCTTATAAAGGAAGTCAGAGTAATAGGCGGATGCGGATGTATAGAGGTAACCGATAACAAAATTTTAAAGGGATTTAAGGAATATTGTTTTTCAAAAGGAATATGGAATAGAACATTTTTAAATTTTGCATATATCATGCCCCCCTATATAATCTCTTCCGACGAGTTAAATTATGTTGTTGAAACCTTCAAAACCTGGTTTGAGCAGGAGCAGAAAGATGTTTTATAG
- a CDS encoding DMT family transporter: MALVAALGMAGASISFEIAGKKVGSLTVNIVRLVQGMIFLSITSFYVRGLPLPTDASLKEYTFLGISGFIGMFLGDLFMFESFVLLGARITTLIMTTVPVVTALSAWILLGETLSFQEGTAVFLTIGGIFLVMFNGNGKGEKKEKFPIKGMFCAIGGVLGQSLGMVFSKIGLESYDPIAATQIRIIVATIAFIILISVRGKWGEIKNGIKNKKAFRWLVVGSFFGPFVGVTAMLIALKNASAGIVSTLSSTSPILVIPFCILIFKERVRPIEILGAVISVGGASLFFI; encoded by the coding sequence ATGGCATTAGTAGCAGCATTGGGCATGGCAGGAGCATCGATCTCCTTTGAGATTGCCGGTAAAAAAGTAGGTTCCCTTACGGTGAATATCGTGAGGCTCGTACAGGGAATGATTTTTTTGAGTATTACCTCTTTTTATGTTAGGGGGCTGCCTCTTCCGACAGACGCCAGTTTAAAAGAATATACGTTTTTAGGAATATCTGGCTTCATAGGGATGTTCTTAGGTGATCTGTTCATGTTTGAATCCTTCGTTCTGTTAGGAGCTCGTATAACTACCCTAATAATGACCACAGTACCTGTGGTGACTGCTCTTTCAGCATGGATTCTGCTGGGGGAAACCCTGAGTTTTCAAGAGGGGACAGCTGTTTTCCTTACTATAGGCGGGATATTCCTGGTGATGTTTAATGGTAACGGAAAGGGAGAGAAAAAAGAAAAATTCCCAATAAAAGGTATGTTCTGTGCCATAGGTGGAGTTTTGGGACAGTCTTTAGGGATGGTTTTCAGTAAAATAGGACTGGAATCCTATGATCCCATTGCTGCTACCCAGATTAGAATAATTGTAGCAACAATAGCCTTTATAATCCTCATATCCGTCAGGGGAAAATGGGGAGAAATAAAAAACGGGATAAAAAATAAAAAAGCTTTTAGGTGGTTGGTGGTAGGATCGTTTTTTGGTCCCTTTGTAGGAGTCACAGCAATGCTCATAGCTTTAAAAAATGCAAGTGCAGGGATAGTATCCACCCTTTCATCCACAAGTCCCATCCTGGTGATACCCTTTTGTATCCTGATATTCAAGGAAAGAGTGAGACCTATAGAAATTTTAGGGGCTGTTATATCTGTAGGAGGAGCGTCGCTTTTCTTTATTTAA
- a CDS encoding omptin family outer membrane protease: MSSTLVSVETEKTKVPISFTLSTGVLNGESHEYAYYQTGEKLSELTWNLDNVIMVGGQISADITKRINLNAGTWVKATAPSTTMSDYDWTDINDLDQRTHWSETETELEKGIMADININGVVLTSDMCSVSAIAGFHYDNWKWNSMDGVFSYPNGSGRLSDVIPGMGSNDSSSIYEQKFYAPYLGFGFNSNSSKWLFNSRIIATPFARAESIDKHVLRNYMYEDTFKDVLYISAGASYAYLFTDSFSVSVSIDYQTYDSTKGDEKITNLSTGETFEFSDIAGISHESYMVSLGTKYRF; the protein is encoded by the coding sequence ATGTCTAGTACTTTAGTGTCCGTTGAAACAGAAAAAACAAAAGTACCTATTTCTTTTACCTTAAGTACAGGTGTTTTAAACGGAGAGTCCCACGAATATGCATATTATCAAACTGGTGAAAAACTGAGTGAACTCACTTGGAATTTAGATAATGTTATTATGGTAGGAGGTCAGATATCAGCAGATATCACAAAACGTATAAATTTAAATGCTGGAACATGGGTTAAAGCCACTGCTCCTTCAACAACCATGAGTGATTATGACTGGACGGACATTAACGATCTCGATCAACGAACTCATTGGTCAGAAACTGAAACAGAGCTAGAAAAAGGCATTATGGCAGATATTAATATCAACGGAGTAGTCCTCACTTCAGATATGTGTTCAGTTTCTGCAATAGCTGGTTTTCACTATGATAACTGGAAATGGAACTCTATGGATGGAGTCTTTAGCTATCCTAATGGTAGTGGTAGGTTATCAGATGTCATTCCTGGTATGGGTTCCAACGATAGTTCTAGTATCTACGAACAAAAGTTTTACGCTCCCTATTTAGGATTTGGATTTAATTCAAATTCATCTAAATGGTTATTTAACTCTAGGATTATAGCTACACCATTTGCAAGAGCTGAAAGTATAGATAAACATGTTTTGAGAAATTATATGTACGAAGATACTTTTAAAGACGTTTTGTATATTTCAGCAGGAGCTTCTTATGCATACCTCTTTACAGATTCTTTTTCTGTAAGCGTTTCTATTGATTATCAGACGTATGATTCTACAAAAGGTGATGAAAAAATAACCAACTTATCCACAGGAGAGACTTTTGAATTTTCTGATATCGCAGGAATATCCCATGAATCTTATATGGTTTCCTTGGGCACAAAGTATAGATTTTAA
- a CDS encoding DUF523 domain-containing protein, protein MENTLNEKIKIGISACMYGAKVRYNSKGFNILGYLKREKNDFLWTPICPEVMSGLSVPRSTIRLIGGNGFDFWEGGAQVKNRLGKNVSGMLKAGTLSCFETLKRVDVDAYIFMEGSPTCGIYRTTLKNERFGKPPGILGALLLKEQMFLIPALDLQSPLKWWDWKRRLVAFTWFKKKDLNTLCEFFECWDILKILCQEIDEESAENVNNSLKNFSNKTDPKKFKEIQIEILNILRKPSDPKKIKKWLWKNYNHLKKVHGIEVSRIRHPEYLRGVTHVAEEILRVELEARKIKKCFRSSPIDYAPGR, encoded by the coding sequence ATGGAAAATACTTTAAATGAAAAAATAAAAATTGGAATTTCTGCCTGTATGTACGGAGCGAAAGTCCGGTATAATTCAAAAGGATTTAATATTTTAGGTTATCTAAAAAGAGAAAAGAATGATTTTCTTTGGACACCAATTTGTCCGGAAGTTATGTCAGGTTTAAGTGTTCCTAGATCTACTATTAGATTAATAGGAGGAAATGGATTTGATTTTTGGGAGGGTGGGGCACAGGTTAAAAATAGATTGGGAAAAAATGTCAGCGGCATGTTAAAAGCAGGAACTTTATCATGCTTTGAAACACTAAAAAGAGTAGATGTTGATGCATACATATTTATGGAAGGAAGTCCTACTTGTGGTATTTATCGAACTACTTTAAAAAATGAAAGATTCGGAAAACCGCCTGGTATTTTAGGAGCTTTACTTCTAAAGGAACAAATGTTTTTAATTCCGGCTTTAGATTTACAAAGTCCTTTAAAATGGTGGGATTGGAAGAGAAGACTGGTAGCTTTCACTTGGTTTAAAAAAAAAGATCTCAATACCCTTTGTGAATTTTTTGAATGTTGGGATATTCTAAAAATCCTCTGCCAAGAAATTGATGAAGAAAGTGCTGAAAATGTAAATAATAGCCTTAAAAATTTCTCTAATAAAACCGATCCAAAAAAGTTTAAAGAGATTCAAATAGAGATTTTAAATATTTTAAGAAAACCTTCAGATCCTAAAAAAATTAAAAAATGGTTATGGAAAAATTATAATCACCTAAAAAAAGTGCATGGTATAGAAGTAAGTCGAATACGCCACCCCGAATATTTAAGGGGAGTAACCCATGTAGCTGAGGAAATACTCCGAGTAGAATTAGAAGCAAGAAAAATAAAAAAGTGTTTTAGAAGTTCTCCTATTGATTATGCACCTGGAAGATAA
- a CDS encoding AarF/ABC1/UbiB kinase family protein has protein sequence MNSLGFGKLIFSFYGKKLPSLYKIQKKGLLAVKVAQHYALRIDFLEEEMCSHLSQLYAHSFSAEERTLSELLEGNTAVLENLASWDEKPFSSASVGQVHRGTLKSGEKVAIKVIRSNFKESFFRDISRIERSVSMIGRIWPKFNKIFDPGGILENIKGYTSRELDLVNEYMDMEKLRSIRDGNLKYFDLKSLDFPRVYKELSSERILVSDYIEGDTFDHLLAEGRLTYENLLELFRVHSFYIFNVGIFHGDIHPGNIILGNDGKLYFLDCAGLSTISPRLRKGLFWFFYYLSRYDYPKAAENLNKMSEKPLDSSSYRIFLEKFMDLYSDFTHATVSQVSLTRRMMETIKLGINSGMDFGSGMFPVIKSLMYLDGMVMRCNPQAVLMEDVRGFTDILLEQFH, from the coding sequence ATGAATAGTCTTGGATTTGGAAAACTTATTTTTTCCTTTTACGGAAAAAAACTGCCCAGCCTTTATAAAATTCAAAAAAAGGGTCTTCTGGCTGTAAAAGTAGCCCAACACTATGCTCTCAGAATTGATTTTTTAGAAGAAGAAATGTGTTCCCACCTCTCACAGCTCTACGCCCACAGTTTTTCTGCTGAGGAGAGGACTTTATCAGAACTCTTGGAAGGAAACACTGCCGTGCTGGAAAATTTAGCTTCTTGGGATGAAAAACCTTTTTCCTCGGCTTCTGTTGGACAGGTTCACAGGGGGACTTTAAAAAGTGGAGAAAAAGTGGCCATAAAAGTTATAAGAAGTAATTTTAAAGAGTCCTTCTTCAGGGATATTTCAAGGATAGAAAGATCAGTTTCCATGATAGGCAGGATATGGCCAAAATTTAATAAGATCTTTGATCCAGGTGGGATTCTTGAAAATATAAAAGGTTATACCAGCAGGGAACTAGACCTCGTCAATGAATATATGGATATGGAAAAATTGAGGAGTATAAGAGATGGTAATCTGAAATATTTCGATCTGAAATCCCTGGATTTTCCCCGGGTATACAAGGAGTTATCCTCTGAAAGAATCCTTGTATCAGACTATATTGAGGGGGATACCTTCGATCATCTTTTAGCAGAAGGACGTCTTACCTATGAAAATCTCTTGGAGCTTTTCAGAGTTCACAGTTTCTATATATTTAATGTGGGAATCTTTCACGGGGACATTCATCCTGGAAATATTATTTTAGGCAATGATGGAAAACTATATTTTCTAGACTGTGCAGGGTTATCCACTATCTCCCCAAGGCTCAGAAAGGGGCTCTTTTGGTTCTTTTACTACCTTAGCCGTTATGATTATCCAAAGGCAGCTGAAAATTTAAATAAGATGTCTGAAAAACCCCTTGATTCCAGCAGTTATAGAATTTTCTTGGAGAAGTTTATGGATCTTTACAGTGATTTTACCCATGCCACGGTTTCTCAGGTTAGTCTTACCAGGAGGATGATGGAAACTATAAAGCTTGGAATAAACTCTGGGATGGATTTCGGAAGCGGGATGTTCCCTGTAATAAAAAGCCTCATGTATTTGGATGGAATGGTCATGAGGTGCAACCCTCAGGCTGTTTTAATGGAAGATGTGAGGGGATTTACCGATATACTTCTGGAGCAGTTTCATTAA
- a CDS encoding phytoene desaturase family protein, with protein sequence MKDVLIIGAGPGGLSAGMLLASMGYKVNIFEKQPYLGGRNSPINLEDYSFDLGPTFFIMKSVLEEIFEKTGRKLEDYVKLIEVNPMYRLKFGNGKSFYPWSSRHREKMITEIEKNFPGESSGYLSYLKREEIKCKRLIPCLQVPYSSWKDFLKLRFLKALPYLDAHMSLYTTLEKYFKHDLLKLAFTFQAKYIGMSPWEAPGTFSIIPYLEHSDGIYHVEGGLNRLSQVMAEVIKEEGGRIELSSPVEEIIFEGKKAVGIKLSDGRIVEGEHIIMNTDFANGMSKLVPENLRKKYSDSNLYKKKYSCSTFMLYLGIDKIYSDIPHHNIIFAEDYRSNIDDITKRKILSEDFSFYVQNASVSDSTLAPKEKSTLYVLVPVPNNKSGIDWEEEKMKFRDKIIQALETKGEFKEVSRHIEVEKIITPKEWEKEKDVFLGATFNLGHQVSQMLIFRPHNKLEGYKNLYLVGGGTHPGSGLPTIYESGRITADLINQEERL encoded by the coding sequence ATGAAAGATGTGTTGATAATTGGTGCTGGCCCCGGTGGCCTTTCTGCAGGTATGTTACTGGCATCCATGGGATATAAAGTAAATATATTTGAAAAACAACCTTACCTTGGTGGAAGAAACTCACCAATAAATCTGGAAGACTATTCCTTCGATCTGGGCCCTACCTTTTTTATTATGAAAAGTGTACTGGAAGAGATATTTGAGAAGACGGGTCGAAAGCTGGAAGACTATGTAAAACTCATAGAAGTAAATCCTATGTATCGCCTCAAATTTGGCAATGGAAAATCCTTCTATCCCTGGTCTTCCAGGCACAGAGAAAAGATGATAACAGAGATTGAAAAAAACTTTCCGGGAGAATCTTCAGGCTACCTCTCCTACCTTAAAAGGGAGGAAATTAAGTGTAAGAGGCTCATTCCCTGCCTACAGGTTCCCTATAGTTCCTGGAAGGATTTTCTAAAACTCAGATTTTTAAAGGCTCTTCCATATTTAGATGCCCATATGTCCCTCTACACTACCCTGGAAAAGTACTTTAAGCATGACCTGCTGAAGCTTGCTTTTACTTTTCAAGCTAAATATATAGGTATGTCCCCCTGGGAGGCTCCAGGAACATTCAGTATAATTCCATATCTAGAACACAGCGACGGGATATACCATGTAGAGGGAGGGCTCAATAGGCTTTCCCAAGTAATGGCAGAGGTTATTAAAGAAGAAGGAGGGAGGATAGAACTTTCTTCTCCTGTAGAGGAGATAATTTTTGAGGGAAAAAAAGCTGTAGGAATAAAGTTGTCCGATGGCCGCATTGTGGAAGGAGAGCATATAATAATGAATACCGATTTTGCCAATGGGATGTCTAAACTCGTTCCTGAGAACCTAAGGAAGAAGTATTCCGATTCCAATCTGTATAAAAAAAAATATTCATGTTCTACCTTTATGCTCTATCTGGGAATAGACAAGATATACAGCGATATCCCTCACCACAATATTATCTTTGCCGAAGATTATAGGTCAAATATAGATGATATAACCAAAAGGAAGATTCTGTCTGAAGATTTTTCATTCTATGTTCAAAATGCCTCTGTATCAGATTCCACCTTGGCTCCAAAAGAAAAATCAACTCTCTATGTTCTCGTTCCTGTGCCCAATAATAAATCTGGGATAGACTGGGAAGAAGAAAAGATGAAATTCAGAGACAAGATCATTCAAGCCTTGGAAACAAAGGGAGAATTTAAAGAAGTCTCACGTCATATAGAAGTAGAAAAAATAATAACTCCAAAAGAATGGGAGAAGGAAAAAGATGTGTTTCTAGGAGCTACCTTCAACCTGGGACACCAGGTATCACAGATGCTCATATTTAGGCCTCACAATAAACTTGAAGGTTATAAAAATCTTTATTTAGTAGGAGGAGGAACCCATCCTGGAAGCGGCCTTCCTACTATTTACGAATCTGGTAGGATAACTGCTGATTTAATAAATCAGGAGGAACGACTATGA
- a CDS encoding DUF2141 domain-containing protein, with product MKYFLFFLFFINIKSYPFQIEVVNITDKKASVYIVVFDHKDGFPFKGEKGIFKWKGTPAEAEKGVSTGLPDGNYAVAVFQDTDGNGELTKWFFGKPREPYGLLGAVEKPKKKPDFSENSKKISRDSVLQIRLWEP from the coding sequence ATGAAATACTTTTTATTTTTTTTATTCTTCATTAATATAAAAAGCTATCCTTTTCAGATAGAGGTAGTAAATATTACAGATAAAAAGGCTAGTGTCTACATAGTTGTATTTGATCATAAGGACGGTTTTCCATTTAAAGGTGAGAAAGGAATCTTTAAATGGAAGGGTACTCCTGCAGAAGCTGAAAAAGGAGTTTCTACAGGTTTACCTGACGGGAATTATGCCGTGGCTGTCTTTCAGGATACAGACGGAAATGGCGAGTTAACTAAATGGTTTTTTGGAAAACCGAGAGAACCTTATGGACTTTTAGGTGCAGTTGAAAAACCAAAAAAGAAGCCTGATTTTTCAGAAAATTCTAAAAAAATATCACGGGATTCAGTTTTGCAGATAAGATTGTGGGAACCATAA
- a CDS encoding Cof-type HAD-IIB family hydrolase has product MYKLAVFDIDGTLAVKGNEIPETTLIAIKKMKENGIECLIATGRERENIGEILNTIGIENYVACNGHYVKYKEEIIYRYTYPENVLEEIRKICENKEYCYGFSNGEGLYLSDIEKMREEQAHHMLDSIKLLKDLEGEVENIILFATDGGRHFKPLEKNYQLIPWGNGMFDLLKIGRSKAVGIEEIAKRIGVEREKIISFGDGLNDLEMTKYAGLGVAMGNAKVELKKIADYITDTASNDGIYKACKKFGLI; this is encoded by the coding sequence ATGTATAAACTGGCAGTATTTGACATAGATGGAACTCTGGCAGTTAAGGGAAATGAGATACCAGAAACCACTCTTATAGCAATAAAAAAAATGAAAGAAAATGGCATCGAATGTCTCATTGCCACAGGGAGAGAAAGGGAAAATATAGGAGAGATATTAAATACGATAGGGATAGAAAATTATGTAGCATGTAACGGTCACTATGTGAAGTACAAAGAGGAAATAATCTATAGGTATACCTATCCTGAAAATGTACTAGAGGAAATAAGAAAAATCTGTGAAAATAAAGAATATTGCTATGGATTTTCCAATGGAGAGGGACTTTATCTATCTGACATAGAAAAAATGAGAGAAGAACAGGCTCACCATATGCTGGACAGCATAAAGCTTCTCAAAGACCTAGAAGGGGAAGTAGAAAATATAATTCTTTTTGCTACAGACGGCGGGAGACACTTTAAGCCTTTAGAAAAAAATTATCAATTGATACCATGGGGAAATGGTATGTTTGATCTCTTAAAAATTGGCCGATCAAAGGCCGTAGGAATAGAAGAGATAGCCAAAAGGATAGGAGTAGAAAGGGAAAAAATAATATCTTTCGGTGACGGATTAAATGATTTGGAGATGACAAAGTATGCAGGCCTTGGAGTGGCCATGGGTAATGCAAAAGTAGAATTAAAGAAAATCGCAGACTATATAACCGATACAGCATCCAATGACGGAATTTATAAGGCATGCAAAAAGTTTGGACTAATTTAA